Part of the Sorghum bicolor cultivar BTx623 chromosome 1, Sorghum_bicolor_NCBIv3, whole genome shotgun sequence genome, CTTTCTTCCTCGGTTTTTCTCGCTGTCATCTCTCCAAGCAACTTAGAGACCTCACTAGCTTTTTCCAGTGCGGCGCTCTCTCTTAGTCGCAGCTCGGTGAGCTCATGATTCAGAGCAAGCAGCTCCTTGTCCTTGGAGGTCAGCAGGTCTTTGAGGTGCGAGCTCTCTGCCTTCGCGTCCTCTTCATTGTTCACTGCTGCCTGGACTTCGAGTTCTTGCAGCTTACTGAGCAGCTGCGTCTTGTCTGCTCTGAGCTCCTGCACTTCGTTCTCTGCAGCTCTCAGGGACTCCGTCAGCCTGTTCAATTCCAGCTGGATGGAGCTTGTTCCATCATCAGATCTCTTGAACATATCAACAAACCCAACCTCTTTAGATACCCAATCATCCTTCGAAATCTTTTCCTCTGCATTCTTCATCGCCGCCTTCAGCTCTGACATCTGAAGCCGGGCATCGTCTAGCTCTGCCTGTTTCGCGAGCACCCTTTCCTTGGCCTCTCTTGCCTCCGACGACACTTCACGCAGCGCGGCAGCTAAATCCTCTACAGCCTTCTTCACCTTGTCATTCTCTTCTCTGGTGTCGGCAAGCTCCCTGAGCAGCCTGTTCTTGTCTTCGGTGAGGTGGCCGACCTGCGCGCTGGCTGTCTTCTCGGCGCCGATGGCTTGCTGACGAGCCTCGTGCAGAAGCTGGTGTTCAGATCTCAGTCCATCAATGGCCGCATGTAGCTCGCATGCCTCCTCTGTTGCAACGTCGAGGCACCTGCTGGTCTCGAGGAACCGTTCCTTGTACTCACTCGCTTCCTTCTCCAAGGCGGTCACCTTGGCTTCGAGCTGGAGGAGCTGTGACTGCTTGTCCTGGAGCATGGACGTGCGGTCCTCAAAGCTGTTGGTCAGTGACGCGAGCGACTCCTCGTTGCGTTTGCTCAGCTGCGAGGCGGCTTCGAGGCGAGTCTCCAACGACTCCGCCTTGCTCTTCCACTCCTCCACCGACCGGCTGGCGTCCGCTTCGGCCCCCCTGGCGTACGCGACGTCGACCATGAGCCCCTCCACCTCCTGTTCCGCTTTGGCGAGCTTCTCCTCGAACTCCTTGGCCTTCCAGAGCTCCGCCCTCAGCGCGGAAGCTTCAGACTCCAGCTTCTCCATGGCTTCCGCGGCTTCTTTGGCTTTGTTCTCCAGCTCGGTGTCAAGGCGGGATTTGAGCCGGGCCACCTCGGCCGTCAGGGCCTCCGCCTTCTTGGCGTTGCCGTTGGCGATCTCCTGCAGCTCGTCCGCCTGTTTCAGAGCCGAGGCCTTGGCCTGCGCGGTGGCCGACAGCTCGTCCCTGACGGCCTCGAGCTCCCTGGCCGTGGCGACGAGCGACGCGACGTCCTCGGCGTGGCGATGAGCGACGCTGTCGTACTTCCTCCGCCACTCGCCCTCCGTCCGCTGCGCCAGGTCGATGGCGGATTGCTCGCGCTCCGTGGACTTGAACCGCTCCAGCTCCAGCGCCTCCTCGGCCCGCCGCTGCGCGAGCAGCGAGTCCTCCAGCTTCCCGTGGGCGTCGGCGGCGAGGCGCTTGGCGACGGCGAGGTCCTCGAGGATCTGAGCCCTGTCATTCTCGATGGAGGCCAGGTGCTCCCTCGCGGTCCTGAGGTCCTCCTGCACCAGGGTCAGCTGCGCCTGCAGCTCTGACGTCCTCGCAGCCCTCGGCTGTCGTTGTTTCTGAAACCGAGACGTGCATACGACATGAATGAGAGACGAATTTGCTAGCGCGAGATGATGGATGTATTGTATTCTCGCCTTGTCTCTTACATCGGTAGTGCTGACGCGGGACGACGCCGGCGACGCCTTGAAGGATCGGCGATCTGCCGCTCCTCCCGGCGATggcttcgtcgtcgtcgtcggcgtctGCAGGTCGATGGACGCCGTGGATCTGTTGAGAGGGGTGGCAGCACCAGCAGCATGGTGGTGCAGTGGGGAAGGCACGCGATCCGCTGGCTTGCTTGTTGCAGGTTTTGCGAGCCTGGCGACTCGAGGTACCGACGTAGCCCTGCGGTTGGATGGTTGTTTGTGGTTCGAACCTTCAGAGAGACCGCTTGGACTGCATTCAGCAACACGCGTACCCTCCATTAGACCATTTTACTCTCATGCTTACAAAATGATGCAGTTGTGATGTCGTCGCCCTTCCAGAATATTTCATTCTACTCTAGGCATGTGCAAGTTCAGAGCTGCATAAACGTCGGCTGAGCTAGCTATCTAGTAGAGGTCAGGAGGAGCTCCAAGAACAGCATTTGTCTCTGTATCAACATCATCGCGCGCGTGCGATGATTGAATTTCAAGGGCTAAAGATTGGTAAAACTTTGTAATATTATTTGTATGGTCACAAGCATCTCACGATGTTGAGATCGGGATATTTTTCATTTTGCTTGATGAAATAAACTTCCCTTTATCTAAAAAGTTTGTGATTAGCAAGACAAGTTGGCTTAATTATGAGCGCTAGGAAACGCATAGAGAGATGCAGCATTTGTAAGAGCAAGGCTGTCGGAGAAAAGAAGATACAAGTAGTAATTACTGGTAGGAAATAAAGAAAGGTGCAGGGGATGATTCTTGCTTACTTGGGTTTGGAGGCCAGCATTGTCAGATGCCAAGTGCACCTGGGAGCAGCAGTAGTTTCTTAATGAACTGCTTTCAGGTTCAGGCTCCAGGACTTGGAGAGAAGAGGGGTAGGTGATAAGGAGGAGCCGGAGGAAGAAGAAACCGAGGGGGTGACCAGACCATCCATGATGGTTGATGGTGGAGGAGCAGATGCCAGATGGGGATGATCGTGCAGTTCATGCATGCTCAAAGCACACTAAAAAAATCCGTGTGGCAGGGCGACGTGCAGGGGAGTTCTTCTGAGCATGAGCATGGGCACTGGATTAATGGCAGCCCACTACATACTGTACAATACAAGTTCTTGTTTTTTGAGCACGAGTGACATGAGCTTTCAGGGCCTCCAAGGGCTGGAGAGGTTATTCCCGTGGACGCTGACCTTTTCTTACACTCCTGTCCCAATAACAGTGCAATTCTCACCTTTCAAGTGGTCAAATAAGTTGTTTGACCAAATCTACACTGTAAGATGCAAACATCTACGGTACTAAATaagtatattttcatagtaaatCTAATTGGAgacataaatattgatatttttcCTATGAACTTAATCAAAGTTAGAAAAGTCGACTTGTCTGAAACCTAGAATTGCACTCTTTTGAGACGAGGGAGTAGGTAATTCTTGAGCAAAACATTTGACGTTTCCTTCCTCTGTTCCACGTTTATGTTTCTCATGCACTTCTCTTATATGTGAGGTGCttaattttttttgttcttgTTTAGGCAAAATACAATTATGTTATTATTTGGCTATATAAAAAACTTGTGAATTGTATCTTGCTTTAAATTTTACTAGTTTATAAGATTGTTGTCTACCTAATTAGCAACTCCAAAATTGATGTCTCAAAAAATTGAAAATTGAAAAAATAAACATCTCAAAAAATCTAGAAAAAATATCTAAGACGTTCTAATTATTGTCTAAACATGTTTTGAAAACTTTTCACAATAGAAAAACATAAGACATAACCAGCATTAATGCATTCAACATTAACGTATGTTTCAT contains:
- the LOC8055133 gene encoding WEB family protein At3g02930, chloroplastic isoform X2, encoding MLASKPNPSGLSEGSNHKQPSNRRATSVPRVARLAKPATSKPADRVPSPLHHHAAGAATPLNRSTASIDLQTPTTTTKPSPGGAADRRSFKASPASSRVSTTDKQRQPRAARTSELQAQLTLVQEDLRTAREHLASIENDRAQILEDLAVAKRLAADAHGKLEDSLLAQRRAEEALELERFKSTEREQSAIDLAQRTEGEWRRKYDSVAHRHAEDVASLVATARELEAVRDELSATAQAKASALKQADELQEIANGNAKKAEALTAEVARLKSRLDTELENKAKEAAEAMEKLESEASALRAELWKAKEFEEKLAKAEQEVEGLMVDVAYARGAEADASRSVEEWKSKAESLETRLEAASQLSKRNEESLASLTNSFEDRTSMLQDKQSQLLQLEAKVTALEKEASEYKERFLETSRCLDVATEEACELHAAIDGLRSEHQLLHEARQQAIGAEKTASAQVGHLTEDKNRLLRELADTREENDKVKKAVEDLAAALREVSSEAREAKERVLAKQAELDDARLQMSELKAAMKNAEEKISKDDWVSKEVGFVDMFKRSDDGTSSIQLELNRLTESLRAAENEVQELRADKTQLLSKLQELEVQAAVNNEEDAKAESSHLKDLLTSKDKELLALNHELTELRLRESAALEKASEVSKLLGEMTARKTEEESTDKSKALQSKLEMDNALESLKAAEGEAKAAKEEKMQLQNKLRLLESKITEANLTSEEAKISSLRLKEALEDKEQQLASIVQENKEMRAREAAAHAKIDELAVLLSEATARNGGELSNGAAAEAVTRSPEKQPSVLLKLICSPMHHNVRDDDNNGEIIQNPKEDIKHVEVETIRQLVKHEQESGVSAVDANALENSKIIEDDLSKERDDDSETSDGDDDDVESPGDDALVDQMNGLLIHGPTSSFNRDQHVVQKKKKALLKKFGSLLKKKAHFTKLSSHSHS
- the LOC8055133 gene encoding WEB family protein At3g02930, chloroplastic isoform X1 produces the protein MEGTRVAECSPSGLSEGSNHKQPSNRRATSVPRVARLAKPATSKPADRVPSPLHHHAAGAATPLNRSTASIDLQTPTTTTKPSPGGAADRRSFKASPASSRVSTTDKQRQPRAARTSELQAQLTLVQEDLRTAREHLASIENDRAQILEDLAVAKRLAADAHGKLEDSLLAQRRAEEALELERFKSTEREQSAIDLAQRTEGEWRRKYDSVAHRHAEDVASLVATARELEAVRDELSATAQAKASALKQADELQEIANGNAKKAEALTAEVARLKSRLDTELENKAKEAAEAMEKLESEASALRAELWKAKEFEEKLAKAEQEVEGLMVDVAYARGAEADASRSVEEWKSKAESLETRLEAASQLSKRNEESLASLTNSFEDRTSMLQDKQSQLLQLEAKVTALEKEASEYKERFLETSRCLDVATEEACELHAAIDGLRSEHQLLHEARQQAIGAEKTASAQVGHLTEDKNRLLRELADTREENDKVKKAVEDLAAALREVSSEAREAKERVLAKQAELDDARLQMSELKAAMKNAEEKISKDDWVSKEVGFVDMFKRSDDGTSSIQLELNRLTESLRAAENEVQELRADKTQLLSKLQELEVQAAVNNEEDAKAESSHLKDLLTSKDKELLALNHELTELRLRESAALEKASEVSKLLGEMTARKTEEESTDKSKALQSKLEMDNALESLKAAEGEAKAAKEEKMQLQNKLRLLESKITEANLTSEEAKISSLRLKEALEDKEQQLASIVQENKEMRAREAAAHAKIDELAVLLSEATARNGGELSNGAAAEAVTRSPEKQPSVLLKLICSPMHHNVRDDDNNGEIIQNPKEDIKHVEVETIRQLVKHEQESGVSAVDANALENSKIIEDDLSKERDDDSETSDGDDDDVESPGDDALVDQMNGLLIHGPTSSFNRDQHVVQKKKKALLKKFGSLLKKKAHFTKLSSHSHS